The DNA region CGAGCTACTTCCTTCCTGCAGGAAGCATGCCACTTCATCTCAGCTTTTACCGTGATATCACTGTGTTTCGTGCATCATGTACCAAGCTAGGCCAGAGTACTGCCACTGGAGGAGACGACCTCGCAGGGGGGATGCCCACATGAGCTCTGTACTTTCCTGGCTCAGGGGACCCAGGCTGGAACAAACCACAAGCTTCTCCACCAAGGCTGTGTCCCTGCTGTAGCTGCAAGGCGTGTTACTACACCAAGAATGAACTATCATTACAGATTTCTAATTATCTTTCTGCTGCCCTGATCACACAGCCCGGGCCCTGTGTTAGAGAGACTAGGGTTACAGCTGGAAGGGGGGGCTCTGTACCCCACGTCTTTGACACAGTCCTGGTCCGTTCATAACCTCCATccaaccacttcttccaattcaggatcatgGGGGAGAGggagcctaacccagcaagcaatgggctcaaggcCAGGTACAGccaggatgggacaccagttcatcacagggcacacagacactcacacgtGCCGGGGCCacattttctcagaagctaattaactcCCCAGCAtatctttgggctgtgggaggaaactcgaGCACCTAGGGgggacccacacaaacacggggagaactccacacctcaggtctggaattgaatccagggtcccagtgctgtgaggcagcaatgctaccgACTGTGCCAATGTGTCGCCCCATTATCACCCTCCCTAAACGATACATCGTGCAGCCTGGCTCCCCTCAATCTGCTACCCTCTTCGGCCCAAGAcaagaggtcagaggtcaccgtCCATCACCCAGAGGTTGACCGGCCAATCAGGAGCCTGTGGGGCAGGCAGAAGGACTCACCTCGACCAGTTTGTCCCCGCTGACCTCGGCCGTGTGGTGGTAGTTGGGGAAGCGGACGGAGATCTTCCCGCCCTCCATGGTGACCGTGGCCTGGTGGAGAGAGGGATTGGCGCAGGTCTGTTAGACGCAGAGGAGCCTGGGAGTCAGGGCTGTCTCAAAGGGGGCGGCCGCTCAGGGTCCCCACAACTGGCCAGCCCCCCCCAACACCAATCCCCAGTCCCGCTTCACACatgcataaaaatataaatacatacatgtttaaacatttgaataagGCGACACACAAAACTCTCATTTGAAATCTAAAGTCAGTGGGAGAGCAGATGCTGTATTCAGAACCGGAGGCCTGTCCCGCACTCACGAAACTAAGAATGGAGTTTCTTGCGAGTGTCCTACAGTCTCAAAGACCCTGATCGGACTAAGAGGCGTCCCACAGGAACCAACGTTTCGAACTCTGTCTTCTTCAGTGCGGTAACACATAACCGGGACAGGAAGTCCGAGCTGCAGCGTTAACCCCAGCGGGAGTTTCCTGCCCGGAGAGGAAGCAGAAGGGCCGGAAGTGTTTGCTTTTTCCGAACGGGACGCGACTCACCTTGAACTTCTTGCCGGCCATGGTCTCCATCTCGCACTCCTTGTCAAGGACGAACCTGTTGCTCATGGTCTTGGTAGGGTACACCTGCGACCAGGTGAACTCGTTCCCGTTCTGCTCCACCTCCGTGACGATCTTGAAGTTGCGCCCCTTCTCGATGATGTCCTCGGGGATGCCTGAGGCCGAGGGAAAAGCGGGGGACGTTCAGGAATGCCTCTGATGTCGCTCTTTCGGAAAGCTCTCCGCATTATCTGGCTTTTGGCTTTCGACACCCAACCGGAATTTCTTTTAATTACCACCGTTATCATGATTTCAAATTACATCACTTACAATAACCTCTTTATCccattcagggtcatggggagccggagcctatcctcaCAGGCAAGGCGGGATGCCAGTCTAAcacagagcagacacaaacacacactcacaccagaaacaatttaaccagaagccaattaatctaccagtgtggctttggactgtgggaggaaacccatgcaaacatgggaagaacatacaaactccacacagacagcaccccaggtccagaactgaacccaggatgGGACTCTATTGCTGACACTTGGCATGCTTTGATTCAATTTGTACTGTTGTACTGTCACACGCTTTACGAATTTGCAAATCTGGATTGAACTCCAACATCAGGTTGGGTTCTGTCTCTTCCAGGTGggcagaatggcctcctcttgcttATTGCCTGTTGTTTTGCACAAAGTCTGGAGAGAGACAAATGACTGCACTGAATTAAAACTATAGAAATATACAGAGAGCACAGTGTTTCTCCGGGTGACACACTGTTGAGGCTATGAGATGCAAGAGATAGACAGGCaagcagagagacaggcagatgGGGAAAACAGACGGTCTGGCAATTAAACAGActggcaggcaggcagacaggcaggcaggcaagcagacagacagacaggcaggcagactggcagtgagacaggcaggcagactgGCAAAGAGGGACAATCTGGCGGAGAGACataggcaggcagacagacagacagactggtaGTGAGACAGGCAGAGCACCAGATAGGCAGACTGGCAAAGAGGGACAATCTGGTGGAGAGAcagaggcaggcaggcagacagacaagCAGGCTCTTACCGATGTGCTTGAGGAAGTCATCATAGTTCTCCTGGCTCTCAATCTCATACTTGCCCGTGAAGGCCATGACTTCAGTGCTGCGGGTTCGAGGGAGGTGAGAGGTGGCAGGAAGCGGACAGGTACAGAGGCAGCGTTTCTCCCTCTTTAAATACCTTCTCTGGCTGCACCCCCCCGTCACGCTATAAAGTTTTATGGAGGCACCAGGTCTCTGGCACGGCTTCAGGGGTGACCAGCGACGGTCACTAACCTCAGTGTCAGTCACCGGAGAAGCTGGCAGGGGGGAAGTAGATTTCGTCACGATCAAGACAGAGGCATCATAAAATGCCGGGCTCAGTTGCACATCTGCTATGGGTTAATGATTTAGGAATATGAAATAGATGAGCCACTGCCATTTTCCCAAAGACAAATCCCAGCAAACTAACTGATGCAGCACAAGTCAGTCCCTGGAGCTACTCTCAGGGGCCCCAGACCGATTCACCCCCTGGACAGGCTGGCCTTGATTTAAAAAACTAGCATGAATTCTCACGTGCAGGACAGTAAGAGGCAGGTCAGATAGGAATACAGTAACCCTTTCAgatactgttttttcttttattttcaatggCAGCACTGCAGAGGGGTGCTGCGATGATGAGGAGGTTAgggctgctgcctcacagctgtgGGGTTCCAGGTTCTATTCCAGCCTTGGGCGTCTGTCTGCGTGGAGTGTGCACGGCTTACCAGTCTTCCTTACTGATCAGTCAATGATGAACACACACAGGGGGCACTAGCACTGTCACTGCACAGTAGTTTTGCACAACGGAGAGATTCGCAAGAGGTCCACCCATccaatttctaaccactttatccagtagagGAGCCGGAAGCAACAGAGGAGCCggaagcaacaggcacagggcaggacacacccttGACAGGACAGACGGATACAAGTACACCTGggccgattttcccagaaggcaatgaacaggccagcatgtctctggactgtgggagcaaactgaagcacctggaggaCACCCACACgaacacgaggagaacatacagactccacacagacagcaccccaggtgcaGAATTGAAGGAATTTGAGGACTTGAAGATGCTGTGAGGaaccaatgctaaccactcttccactgtgctgcccttgaCTTTTTCTCCAGATAATGAGATCAACCCAATCACTTAGatcagaggggggggggtggtgcAAATCTGAGGGCGCTATCTGACCCCCAGGGAGGCTATTACACACTGTGGTCTTG from Lepisosteus oculatus isolate fLepOcu1 chromosome 11, fLepOcu1.hap2, whole genome shotgun sequence includes:
- the fabp6 gene encoding gastrotropin — encoded protein: MAFTGKYEIESQENYDDFLKHIGIPEDIIEKGRNFKIVTEVEQNGNEFTWSQVYPTKTMSNRFVLDKECEMETMAGKKFKATVTMEGGKISVRFPNYHHTAEVSGDKLVECSTASGAKGTVTMKRISKRI